One window of Cryobacterium arcticum genomic DNA carries:
- a CDS encoding GH1 family beta-glucosidase, producing the protein MTSTTAPTASAGNPDYRDSGLVFPESFLFGSATASYQIEGAFDEDGRGPSIWDTFSHTPGKVWNGDTGDVAADHYHRLEADLDLMTSLGLAAYRFSIAWSRIQPTGRGPANQAGLDFYGRLIDGLIARGIRPIVTMYHWDLPQALEDEGGWTNRATAYAFADYAAILGREFGDRVDTWTTLNEPWCSAYLGYGSGAHAPGRTDGAEALTAVHHLNLAHGLAIQALKPLVTNDPDFSITLNLHVIRGEGETGPEAVRQIDALANRVFLGPLLTGAYPADVFEDTKGITDWAFILPGDTEIIHQPLDVLGVNYYSTTLVRMWDGVSPRENSDGHKDVGASPWPGADQVEFLAQPGPYTEMGWNIEPAGLEELLVALHEEFPNQPLMVTENGAAFADEVVQTEDGPRVHDVERTDYLRRHFTAAHRAMARGVDLRGYQVWSLMDNFEWGYGYSKRFGIIHVDYDTLVRTPKDSAHWYAALVATHTLPA; encoded by the coding sequence ATGACCAGCACCACCGCCCCCACCGCGTCCGCGGGCAACCCCGACTACCGCGACTCCGGCCTCGTGTTCCCCGAGTCGTTCCTCTTCGGTTCCGCCACCGCCAGCTACCAGATCGAGGGCGCCTTCGACGAAGACGGTCGCGGGCCTTCCATCTGGGACACCTTCAGCCACACCCCGGGCAAGGTCTGGAACGGTGACACGGGCGATGTCGCCGCCGACCACTACCACCGGCTCGAGGCCGACCTCGACCTGATGACGTCGCTGGGCCTGGCCGCGTACCGCTTCTCGATCGCCTGGTCGCGCATCCAGCCCACCGGTCGTGGCCCGGCCAACCAGGCCGGACTCGACTTCTACGGGCGCCTGATCGACGGTCTGATCGCCCGCGGCATCCGCCCGATCGTCACCATGTACCACTGGGACCTGCCCCAGGCGCTGGAGGACGAGGGCGGTTGGACCAACCGGGCCACGGCCTACGCGTTCGCCGACTACGCGGCGATCCTCGGGCGCGAGTTCGGTGACCGGGTCGACACCTGGACCACCCTGAACGAGCCGTGGTGCTCCGCCTACCTGGGCTATGGCTCCGGCGCGCACGCGCCCGGCCGTACCGACGGCGCCGAGGCCCTCACCGCGGTCCACCACCTCAACCTGGCCCACGGCCTGGCCATCCAGGCGCTGAAGCCCCTGGTCACCAACGACCCCGACTTCTCGATCACGCTCAACCTGCACGTCATCCGTGGCGAGGGCGAGACCGGGCCGGAGGCCGTGCGGCAGATCGACGCGCTGGCCAACCGGGTGTTCCTCGGCCCGCTGCTGACCGGCGCATACCCGGCGGATGTCTTCGAAGACACTAAGGGCATCACCGACTGGGCGTTCATCCTGCCCGGCGACACGGAGATCATCCACCAGCCGCTGGACGTGCTCGGGGTCAACTACTACTCCACCACCCTGGTGCGGATGTGGGACGGCGTCTCGCCCCGCGAGAACTCCGACGGTCACAAGGACGTCGGCGCATCACCGTGGCCCGGCGCCGACCAGGTCGAGTTCCTCGCCCAGCCCGGCCCGTACACCGAGATGGGTTGGAACATCGAACCGGCCGGCCTCGAGGAACTGCTCGTGGCCCTGCACGAGGAGTTCCCGAACCAGCCGCTGATGGTCACCGAGAACGGTGCCGCGTTCGCGGACGAGGTTGTACAGACCGAGGACGGCCCCCGCGTGCACGACGTGGAGCGCACCGACTACCTGCGCCGGCACTTCACCGCCGCGCACCGGGCGATGGCCCGCGGCGTGGACCTGCGCGGCTACCAGGTGTGGTCGCTGATGGACAACTTCGAGTGGGGCTACGGCTACTCCAAGCGGTTCGGCATCATCCACGTGGACTACGACACCCTGGTGCGCACCCCCAAGGACAGCGCGCACTGGTACGCCGCCCTGGTCGCCACCCACACCCTCCCCGCCTAA
- a CDS encoding ROK family transcriptional regulator has translation MQGSSHDDVRRHNLSVVLRLVHRSGAASRSQLTKVTGLNRSTIAALVSELAERGLVVESEPSATNQVGRPSPIVSVSERVVALAVNPEIDAVTIGIVGLDGQVHRRVRYPTDQSPSVLEAVNIAAAVIDGMRGELDAKFTVVGIGVAVPGLVRAHDGLVRHAPHLGWVDEPLAEMLEAATGYPVLAANDASLGAMAERFFGAGKGITDLIYLNGGASGIGGGMIVGGAPAGGIAGYAGEFGHTRVSDSDRVDSAGIRGTLEAEVTRRELLEVLALAGADADELEQALLASTSPAVRAEVDRQIDHLAVALAGAINILNPQVVVLGGFLAALLAVDAERLRSAVAALSLGAAFGSVRLSAAELGSNLLMIGAAELAFEGLLDDPAALPTGVDGPSV, from the coding sequence GTGCAGGGCAGCAGCCATGACGATGTGCGCCGACACAACCTGTCGGTGGTGCTGCGACTCGTGCACCGCAGCGGCGCCGCCTCCCGGTCGCAGCTCACCAAGGTGACCGGGCTCAACCGTTCCACCATCGCCGCCCTCGTGTCCGAACTGGCCGAGCGCGGACTCGTCGTCGAGAGCGAACCGAGCGCGACCAACCAGGTCGGCCGGCCCAGCCCCATCGTGAGCGTGAGCGAGCGGGTCGTGGCGCTCGCCGTGAACCCCGAGATCGACGCCGTGACGATCGGCATCGTGGGCCTGGACGGCCAGGTGCACCGCCGGGTGCGCTACCCCACCGACCAGTCCCCGAGCGTGCTCGAGGCCGTCAACATCGCCGCCGCCGTGATCGACGGCATGCGCGGCGAACTGGATGCCAAGTTCACCGTCGTGGGCATCGGCGTGGCCGTGCCCGGACTCGTGCGCGCGCACGACGGCCTGGTGCGGCACGCGCCGCACCTCGGCTGGGTCGACGAACCCCTGGCCGAGATGCTCGAGGCGGCCACCGGCTACCCGGTCCTGGCCGCCAACGACGCCAGCCTCGGCGCCATGGCCGAGCGCTTCTTCGGTGCCGGCAAGGGCATCACCGACCTCATCTACCTCAACGGCGGGGCCAGCGGCATCGGCGGCGGCATGATCGTGGGCGGAGCGCCCGCCGGAGGGATCGCCGGCTACGCGGGCGAGTTCGGCCACACCCGGGTCAGCGACAGCGACCGAGTCGACTCCGCGGGCATCCGCGGCACCCTCGAGGCCGAGGTGACCCGGCGCGAACTGCTCGAGGTGCTCGCCTTGGCCGGGGCGGATGCCGACGAGCTTGAGCAGGCGCTGCTGGCCTCCACGTCACCGGCCGTGCGCGCGGAGGTGGACCGCCAAATCGACCATCTCGCGGTGGCGCTGGCCGGGGCCATCAACATCTTGAACCCCCAGGTGGTGGTGCTCGGCGGTTTTCTCGCGGCGTTGCTGGCGGTGGATGCCGAACGGTTGCGTTCGGCCGTCGCCGCGCTGTCGCTCGGGGCCGCGTTCGGCAGCGTGCGGCTCAGTGCCGCCGAACTGGGCTCCAACCTGCTCATGATCGGTGCCGCCGAACTGGCCTTCGAGGGCCTGCTCGACGACCCGGCCGCACTGCCCACCGGGGTGGACGGCCCGTCAGTCTGA
- a CDS encoding GNAT family N-acetyltransferase, whose protein sequence is MTPTHPLSLVIEPISSAEDAQAFRELNEEWISRLFTLEEADRAQLNNPGARIVGPGGTVLIARLGVERVGCVALVPTGNGVFELSKMAVRPALRGHGAGRQLILAAIDAATGLGARSLFLGSSTKLPNAVHLYESVGFTHVPADRIGPMPYARADVFMELPL, encoded by the coding sequence ATGACACCCACCCACCCGCTGTCACTCGTCATCGAGCCGATAAGCTCGGCCGAGGACGCGCAGGCGTTCCGGGAACTCAACGAAGAGTGGATCAGCCGGCTGTTCACCCTCGAGGAGGCCGACCGTGCCCAGCTGAACAACCCCGGCGCCCGCATCGTCGGCCCCGGCGGCACCGTGCTGATCGCCCGGCTGGGCGTCGAGAGGGTGGGTTGCGTCGCCCTGGTGCCCACCGGAAACGGCGTGTTCGAACTGTCCAAGATGGCGGTCAGACCGGCCCTGCGGGGCCACGGAGCCGGCCGTCAACTGATCCTGGCCGCTATCGACGCCGCCACAGGGCTCGGCGCCCGCTCCCTCTTCCTCGGCAGCAGCACCAAGCTGCCCAACGCCGTGCATCTTTACGAGTCGGTGGGGTTCACCCACGTGCCGGCCGACCGGATCGGCCCGATGCCCTACGCCCGGGCGGATGTGTTCATGGAACTGCCGCTCTGA
- a CDS encoding NAD-dependent epimerase/dehydratase family protein: MRIALTGGSGKLGKTVLARLRAEGHQVINFDLAGSRAPGFVRIDLTDYGQVADAFTGVNDQIDGFDAVVHLGAIPAPGMAPDVATFHNNMLSSYNVFQAARRAGIRRIVYASSETVLGLPFDTDPPYIPVDEEYPARPESTYSLVKHLEEQMAIELVRWDPTLSITALRFSNVMDPEDYDGFEAFQADATLRKWNLWGYIDARDGAQAVLKALQTAPPGFERFIIAAADTVMRRPSAELAAEVFPAVQLTREVTGTETLLGIDKARRLLGFSPAHSWQDPR; encoded by the coding sequence ATGAGAATCGCCCTCACCGGCGGCAGCGGCAAACTCGGCAAGACCGTCCTCGCCCGGCTCCGGGCCGAGGGCCACCAGGTGATCAACTTCGACCTGGCCGGCAGTCGCGCACCGGGCTTTGTGCGCATCGACCTCACCGATTATGGTCAGGTGGCGGATGCGTTCACGGGCGTCAACGACCAGATCGACGGCTTCGACGCCGTCGTGCACCTCGGTGCGATCCCCGCGCCGGGCATGGCGCCCGATGTCGCTACCTTCCACAACAACATGCTCTCCAGCTACAACGTGTTCCAGGCTGCCCGCCGTGCGGGCATCCGTCGCATCGTCTACGCATCGAGCGAGACCGTGCTCGGTCTGCCGTTCGACACCGACCCGCCCTATATCCCGGTCGACGAGGAGTACCCGGCCCGGCCGGAGAGCACCTACTCGTTGGTGAAGCACCTCGAGGAGCAGATGGCTATCGAGCTGGTGCGCTGGGACCCGACGCTGTCGATCACGGCGCTGCGCTTCTCCAATGTGATGGACCCGGAAGACTACGACGGTTTCGAGGCGTTCCAGGCCGATGCGACGCTGCGCAAGTGGAACCTCTGGGGGTACATCGACGCCCGTGACGGCGCCCAGGCGGTGCTCAAGGCCCTGCAGACCGCTCCGCCGGGCTTCGAGCGCTTCATCATCGCCGCCGCCGACACCGTGATGCGCCGGCCAAGCGCCGAGCTCGCCGCCGAGGTGTTCCCGGCGGTGCAGCTCACCCGCGAGGTCACCGGAACCGAGACGCTCCTCGGCATCGACAAGGCCCGCCGTCTCCTGGGCTTCTCCCCCGCCCACTCCTGGCAAGACCCCCGCTGA
- a CDS encoding LysR substrate-binding domain-containing protein — MTANLELRHLRYFVAVAEELHFGRAAERLHMAQPPLSQQVRRLEELIGTPLFDRTSRRVALTEAGTAFLERSRRILDQVSADVDEASRIGRGQQGRLDIGFITSAIPLGITERIHAFRSLYPTVHVQLHEGYTSLILDRLLAREIDMGVVRDSGPDAALTTTTLATEPFVAVVPVEHPAAGHAVLDAGLLRDDPFVFYPRAAGERAYLRNLEPCRQAGYEPRVVQEASSWVTILHLIGAGLGVSIAPASATLTVPAGVRILPLAGTHPRSEVQLVRRADDARAVLTNFLRVPGSLTPTLTPGALPASD, encoded by the coding sequence ATGACGGCGAACCTGGAGCTGAGACACCTGCGCTACTTCGTGGCGGTGGCCGAGGAACTCCACTTCGGCAGGGCGGCGGAGCGCCTGCACATGGCGCAACCGCCGCTCTCCCAACAGGTGCGGCGGTTGGAGGAGCTGATCGGCACACCGCTGTTCGACCGCACCTCACGCCGCGTCGCCCTCACCGAGGCCGGAACGGCCTTCCTCGAGCGCAGCCGCCGGATCCTCGACCAGGTCAGCGCAGACGTCGACGAGGCCTCCCGCATCGGTCGGGGCCAGCAGGGGCGGCTCGATATCGGCTTCATCACCTCGGCCATCCCCCTGGGCATCACCGAACGCATCCACGCCTTCCGCTCGCTCTATCCCACCGTTCACGTGCAACTTCACGAGGGCTACACCTCGCTGATCCTGGACCGGCTGCTGGCCCGGGAGATCGACATGGGCGTTGTTCGCGATTCCGGGCCCGACGCGGCGCTCACCACGACCACCCTGGCGACCGAGCCGTTCGTCGCCGTGGTGCCGGTCGAGCATCCGGCGGCCGGTCACGCGGTGCTCGACGCCGGGCTGCTGCGCGACGACCCGTTCGTGTTCTACCCACGGGCCGCCGGCGAGCGGGCCTATCTGCGCAATCTCGAGCCGTGCCGGCAGGCCGGGTACGAGCCCCGGGTGGTGCAGGAGGCCTCGTCCTGGGTCACCATCCTGCACCTGATCGGGGCGGGCCTGGGTGTGAGCATCGCCCCGGCCAGTGCCACCCTCACCGTGCCGGCCGGGGTGCGCATCCTTCCGCTGGCCGGCACGCATCCGCGCAGCGAGGTGCAGCTGGTGCGGCGCGCCGACGACGCCCGCGCGGTCCTGACGAACTTCCTGCGGGTGCCAGGGTCGCTCACCCCCACCCTCACGCCGGGGGCGCTGCCGGCGTCAGACTGA